The Candidatus Manganitrophaceae bacterium genome contains a region encoding:
- a CDS encoding OsmC family peroxiredoxin gives MHELEIFFHTRLEWAEGEGRTTLDYESYPRSHRVLCPEKPLIEMSAAPQYQGDPNRLNPEELFTASIASCQMLTYLALASFAGIRVLSYTDEAEGVLAKKERKMQMVRVLLRPRIVVVEGTDKEKALALVQKAHTQCFIANSITTEAIIQPNIVVG, from the coding sequence ATGCATGAACTTGAAATTTTTTTTCATACCCGGCTGGAATGGGCAGAAGGGGAAGGGAGAACCACGCTCGATTATGAGAGTTACCCAAGATCACACCGGGTGCTTTGCCCGGAGAAACCGCTGATTGAAATGTCGGCGGCCCCACAGTATCAAGGGGATCCGAATCGACTCAATCCTGAAGAACTCTTCACCGCGTCAATTGCCTCCTGCCAAATGCTGACCTACCTCGCCCTGGCATCCTTTGCCGGTATCCGCGTCCTCTCTTACACTGATGAGGCAGAAGGTGTCCTGGCAAAGAAGGAGAGAAAGATGCAGATGGTGCGCGTCCTCCTCCGCCCCAGGATTGTTGTTGTAGAGGGGACAGACAAGGAAAAGGCCCTGGCCCTCGTTCAAAAGGCCCACACGCAATGCTTCATTGCCAATTCGATCACAACCGAGGCGATTATCCAGCCAAACATTGTTGTGGGGTGA